Below is a window of Desmonostoc muscorum LEGE 12446 DNA.
AAATAGCTATTCTACAAGTTCTTTTTGGACAAGTGATGGTAATCCCAGACTAGACACTACCGTTACTCCTAACATTTCTCTAGGCTCTTACTTAGTAAATGGAGTGACTCCAATTCAGCGCCGGGTTAATGGTCAACCCTTGTATGTCATGGAAATGTGCCGTAAGCTGCTAGTCTCAGAGTGCGGTCCTGGAGACTGGGTTGTTGGGTTTAATGTTAATGGAGATTTGAAGGCTAATGGAGAACCTGATTTAGAAGATACAGTTTCCTTTGACGTTAATGGAGACGGATTAGTAAACAGCCTTGATAAAGAGAAAGATATCAAGACGTATCAGTTGGGTCAAGCGATACTTGCTGCGTCTCCAAGCAGCACTAGTATTGATGCAGATTGGTGGAATACTAATGCATACGGAACTGGTAGCAAGAAAATCAGAGAGCGACTAGGCTCTGGGGATACAAGTGCATTGTCCCTGCAAAATCTTCTAACTACAGATCGTCTTTATCCCCGTCGGGTTGCATTTGCCCGTGATAATAACAACAACTTGGTTGAAAGTAGTAGTGGTATATACAAACCTATAGGTGTAGGTTGCCCCTTGGATACTACTGGTACTGGATATAGCAATAATGGATGTACCTATGGCACTAATTACGGTTTAACAAATAGCAACATCCGCGCTCTCTGGTTTAGAACCACAGATACCCCAGCTACCCCAGGAGACATAAGCCACGCAGTATACGCAAGTGACAAACCACTGTTCTACTATCCCCCCATTGATGTTAATGGTGACGGTAGTCCTGATTTAGATGCTCAGCCGCTCTTAGTACCAGTCTTAGAAATTCATGATGCAAATAAGACTCCCTCTGATTTGAGAACGGACGCAACGCAAGTAGCCGCAGGGGATGACTTTAAAACTAATTGGTTACAACAGGCAACTGACACTATATTCAATGCCACCTTTGTATTAGGAAATAGTCCTAGTAGAACGGATGAAATTTCAGCAGGTTTACAAAACTTTGTGCGGTTTTTGGAAAACTGGGATAGCAGAACAGCCAAAATCACCGGTAGCTTTATTCAATTAAAGCGGAGTGCTTTTTCCACCGCGCCCATTGCACCGATTTTCACAAACAGACAATCTAGTGCGACTGCTAGTGCTACTTATAATCTCAGCCTTTTTGACTACTCATTAGATACTTACCCAACTAGAAACGGTGATGGTCTGTTACCTTTCTACTCCGCACCAACAAATAGAAAGTGGGGGTTTGATGTTGGTCTGTTGTCAGAGCAACCAGACCTATTTGCCCAAAGGTTTACCGCGCCGCCAACAGGTCGCCCCAATGAATTCTTTAGGGAAGTTGGACGGGATGACCTTTGGGTGAAAACGTTGCTGTGTGCTGGTGAAGCTAGTAACCAGACAGGTATCCCAACAACAACAGTGACGACAGTAACTTACACAAGTGCAGTCCCTAGTCAATATCGTCCAAGTGGCTGTCCATCATCCATACCAGATGACTCATTGTAAACGCTGTAAATATTGGGTAAATTGCCATGATGATAGGGAAACAAGCTAATAAACAAAGATTACAGGCTGCTGAAGCAGGTAAGACATCTGTATCTTATCTACGAGATGGCGAAAGGGGTTTCACTATTATTGAATCGTTGGTAGCGATACTTGTAGTTAGCGTCTTGCTAATATCGATCGCTCCGGTTCTTTCCCTCTCAGTGGCAACTCGTGTACAATCCCGAAGGATAGAATTAGCCACTCAAGCTGCCAGATCCTACATTGATGCAGTAAAGACTAAGAAAATAGTGGCTCCAGAAGCCCCTGCTAGTGACACTGCTCTGACAAATTTTGCTGCTCCCACACCTTCTGGTAGCTTTAACTGTGCAGCAAACTCTTACTGCACAACCACAGCGACTTCGGCTACACCAACAAATTTATATTGCATAGATTTTGATGGTGATAATAGCTGTCGTCATTCCAGTGTCACAGATATGGTTGTGCAGGCTTTTCGCCCTAATAACAACACTTCTGCTGCAGGATACGCTTTAGGAATACGGGTTTACAGAGCAGATGCTTTTAAGGACAGTACAGTTCTAGTCAAAAGTACTTCTTTACCCAATAATAAACAAGCTACTTTCACCGGAGGTGTCGGTCAACGCAAGGCGCCTTTAGTAGAAATAACAACAGATATCAACGACACTGTGCCTAAATATAGTGACCTTTGCACTCGTATTAAAGGACCTAATCCAACTACTAATTTAAACGATGTTGGTTGCAGTAATTGAATGTTGATTGTTAAGCATCTCTCAATAAAAGGGAAACCGCAGCATGATAAATTCACTGAAATTTATCCTGAGTATTCAATTAAAACGCTCTGGAATAAATAAGACAATTAGCGGCTTTACCCTGATTGAGCTGCTAGTAGGTATGATCATGGCAATACTAGTCATAACACCTTTAATGGCGTTTATGATTAACATTCTAGACACCGATCGCAAAGAACAAGCCAAGGTAACTTCTGAGCAAGAAATCCAAGCCGCACTAGATTATATTGCTCGTGATTTACAACAAGCAGTTTACATCTACGACGCTGATGGTTTAACCAGAGTTGCAGATACTAGTACTATTAGTAGTTCAGGCATTAAAGACCAAATACCACCACTCAAATCAGCTCCTAACTGTGATGATGTTAATATTTGCAAACCAATACTTGTTTTCTGGAAACGGGAGTTGATAGCTGATAGTGTCAAAATTAACCCCACCAGCAGTACGAGCGATCCTGCTCAAAAAGATGATGGCTTTGCTTATTCATTAGTAGGGTACTACTTAATCACCAATACAAATAATGCCAACACTACCTGGTCTAAAGAAGCACGGATTGGCAGGTTTCAACTTAAAGGGCCAGTAAACGCACCTAATACAACAATCAGCACAGGTGATACTGGGTTTAATCCACCATCACTAAATAAGAGCGGTGCTACACTCAAAAACAAGATGAATCAATGGCAGACTGCATCAGGCAGTTATACTCAACGCGTAGATACTCTGATTGATTACATTAGCACTACTGCACCTGGTCCTACAATTAACACTGGTACCACCGCTTCACCTGCTGCTGCTACATCTTGTCCTGGTACAAACCCTAGTCCAAACCTTGTAGGCAGTCAAAACAGTGGATTTTTTGCTTGTGTTGATGCCAATGAAGTATTAGCACAAGTGTACATCAGAGGTAATGCACTTGCTCGTGTACAAAATAATAACTTAGCTTACACTGATAACAAAAAAAGTTATTTTCCAAGTGCAACCATTCGAGTACAAGGACGCGGATTTTTATTTACTAAATAACCTCTAGCTAATCAATCAAAAAGGTATTGTATGTACAGTGCAGCTTTATTGAGGTTAAACAAGATTCTTCAAAAATTTGTAGTGGAAACACCAAAACAGGCTGATTTGGAAAATAGACTTCGCTATGCATCTCGATACGTGCAAAAGGATGCCGGATTTACTCTAACAGAATTCTTAGTAGTACTGCTGTTGTTTGGAATTTTAGCAGCGATCGCGGCTCCTGGTTGGCTTGCCTTTGTGAATCGACAGCGGGTAAATAAGGCTAATGATGCTGTTTTAGCTGCACTACAAGACGCACAGCGCGAAGCTAAAAATAAAAAACTTAGTTACAGTGTCAGTTTTAAAGTTGAAGATAATGTTCCGAAGTTCCTCATTCATCAGGGTGCTGTGACACCGACTTCAGATGTTGTATGGAAGTCTTTAAGTGAGAATATGGCATCTAATGCAGGACAAGTTTTGTTGTACACCAACATTGCTACTTCCAATACAAAAAATGCTACTGGTATAGTTGGTACTGCGCCAGGAACTGGTATCATCACTTTCGACTATATGGGTGCTTTGGCACATCAGTCTGGCGGTAGTGAAGCTGATATTATACCTTTAAAAGTAATGGTGGCTGTACCTAAAACAGGAACCACTGAGCCTAGTGGATTAAAACGCTGCGTTATAGTAGAAACTCTCCTTGGGGGAATGCGAACAGCGAAAGATTCTGATTGCAGCAATTAAATGTTTTTTTCTAGTGAAAGTTTTCAAAAGTTCCATATAAATACGGTACGTGAAACTGGACTTTGAGAGCAAAATTGTAAAATCCAGTTCGGTCTTTGATTTGAAATGTCTGAAAAATTGTTCTAATAAAATACAAATTTTAACAAATGACTGATTGCTTAGATTTTACTGTAGCTATCCCAACTTACAACGGTGAAAGTCGTTTGCCTGAACTACTAGAACGACTAAAAAATCAACTTCAGACCGAAAATTTATCTTGGGAAATTATAGTTGTAGATAATAACAGCACTGATAACACAGCTAAAGTTGTTCAAGCCTATCAACAAAATTGGCAATGTCCTTACCCTTTAAAGTACTGCTTTGAAGCAAAACAAGGTGCAGCTTATGCCCGAAAAAAGGCAGTAGCAGAAGCTAAGGGCAAATTAATAGGTTTTCTAGATGATGATAATTACCCGATATCAAATTGGGTAGCCGCAGCTTATAGTTTTGCCCAAAAGTATCCAAAAGCGGGAGCTTTTGCTAGCCAAATTCATCCCGACTGGGAAGTAGAACCACCAGAAAACTTCCAGCGAATCGCTCCATTCTTAGCAATTACAGAACGAGGAAATTTACCGCTATTATATGAGCCAAAAAATAAATTGCTACCTCCTTCTGCCGGACTTGTTGTCCGTAAACAAGCGTGGTTAGAAAGTTTACCGGATAAGTGTATTTTAACTGGTAGAGTCAAAGGTAATATGCTTACTAGTGAAGACTTAGAAATGTTATCTTACATCCAAAAATCAGGATGGGAAATTTGGTATAACCCAGAAATGGAAATTTCTCATAAAATACCAAGCTCGCGGTTACAAAAAGAATATTTAATTCCATTTTTTCAAGGTATTGGACTTAGCCGTTATGTAACTAGGATGGTAAATATACAACCTTGGTATAAACCGATCGCTTTTTTGGCTTACATGATAAATGACCTGCGTAAAATCACTTTACACTTACTCAAATATCGAACTAAGTTAAAACAGGATTTGGTCGCTGCTTGCGAAATGCAACTTTTTTTAAGTAGTCTAATGAGTCCGTTTTATCTTTGGAAAAATGGTTATTTGAAAAATAAATTATCAGAGTATTAAATATGATGACTGAATTAATAGTTGAAAAATTAGATATTACCCTAGCCATTCCTACATATAACGGAGCAACCCGTTTACCTAAAATTTTGGATAAGCTGTTAACTCAGACAGGAGTACAAAGCCTTAAATGGGAAATTATTATTGTTGATAATAATAGTTCTGATAACACATCTGAAATAGTAGAGAATTACCAAAAACTATTTGATGGAAACTGTCATTTAAGATATTCCTTTGAAAAAGAACAGGGAGCCGCTTTTGCACGATTGCGGGCAGTACGCGAAGCTAGAGGCGAGCTAATTGGATTTTTAGATGATGATAACTTACCTGCACTTGATTGGTTAGGAGAAGCATATGCCTTTGGATTAGAACATCCTCAAGCAGGTGTTTGGAGTGGGCAAATTCATGGTGATTTTGAAGTCAAACCACCAGAAAATTTTGAAAAAATTCAAGCTTTTTTGGCTATCAGAGAACATGGTTCAAATCCACATTTATTTGATGCGGATAATTTAAGACTTCCCCCTGGTGCTGCGATTGTTGTCCGCAAACAAGCATGGTGTGAAAATGTCCCGCAACGACCCATTTTAAGTGGCAAGTTACCTGGTATTTTAGTGCAAGGTGAGGACTATGAACCTTTACTTTATATACATTATGCAGGCTGGGAAATTTGGTATAACCCTACCATGCATACTTACCATCAAATACCACACTGGCGATTTGAAAGAGATTACCTACTAAATTTGGCACGCGGCTGTGGCTTGTGTATTTTCCAACTACGTTTGATAAATGCTAAAAATTGGCAAAAACCAATAGTGTTTGTGAAAACTGTTTTAGGAAATTTGCGTCGAGTATTACATTATATTATTAAGTATAAAGGACAATTAAGAAGTAATCTAGTTGCACTTTTTGAAATAGAATTTTACTTGGCTAGTATGATTAGTCCTTTTTATTACTTTAAATGTAATTTAGGGAAATTCTTCAAAAAGAAAGTAGCCGTATAAAATGATTAATTCTAGTCAAATATTGCCTAAAATCTCTGTAATTATACCTGCTTACAATAGTGAAAGCACTATTAGTCATACAATTAATTCTGTTCTGAATCAAACTTTTACTAACCTAGAATTAATTGTAATTAATGATGGTTCACAAGACTCTACTTTAGATATTGTTACACAAATCCAAGACCCTCGAATCAAAGTATTTTCTTATCCCAATGCGGGCGGAAACGTAAGTCGTAACCGAGGACTACACCTTGCAGTTGGAGAATTTGTTAGTTTCTTAGATGCTGACGATCTTTGGACACCTGATAAACTTCAATCTCAATTAAAGGCTTTGCAAGAAAATTTGACTGCGAAAGTTGCTTATAGCTGGACTGATTATATTGATGCAAATGGGAAATTTGTACTTTCAGGCAAGCGCATTAATCTAAATGGTGATGTTTATGAAACTTTATTAGTCACTAACTTTCTAGAAAATGGCTCTAATCCCTTAATTTGTAGAAAAGCTTTAATGACATTAGGTGGCTTTGACGAATCGCTGGCTGCCGCTCAGGATTGGGATATGTGGCTGCGATTAGCTTCTAAATTTGATTTTATATGTGTACCATCTGTACAAATCTTATACCGAATTAGTGCTAATTCAGTATCTTCCAATCTTGTCAGACAGGAAAAAGCGTGCTTGCAACTGCTTGAAAGAGCATACCAAGAAAGACCTTCAGCAATTAAACAAACTTGGAATACAAGCATTGCAAATTTATACAAGTACCTCACGTGCAAAGCCCTACAAAAGCCATTAAATCGACAAAAAGGTTTAACTGCGGCTAAATTTCTCTGGAAATATTTTCTTAATGACTCTTCAAGATTTCAAAATATAAATTTTAGCTCAAAACTATTATTGAAAATTGCCATAATCCTGATCATGCCCAGCTTATTGCACAGCATTACTAACCAGGGTGAACTCAAAAGCCAAGAAACTGAAATATTACTAAACACTTGGGTAAGTGAAAAAAGACCAGAAAATAAAAATGAATACCCAGGTGCATTTACCATCTCTAGCTAATGCAAAAAATGTTTTGAATAATAGCTATAACAGTGGTTTTACTCTACCAGAAACTTTATTAGTCGTTCTATTAATTGGTATATTAGCCACGCTAGGGATACCAAACTGGATGGCTTTTGTGGCTACTCGCCGCCTTAACACTGCTCAAAACGAAGTTTACCATGCGATGCGCCAAGCCCAAAGGCAAGCCACCAAGGACAAATTTACTTGGCAAGCTAGTTTTCGTGAACAAAACGGCATTGTTCAATGGGCTGTTCATCCCGCTACAGTAAACCCATCTAACGCTAACTGGAATAATTTAGATTCTAATGTGCAGTTAGATGCAGAAACGACCTTACAAATTTCAAATGGCGTTAGGCAAATTAAATTTGATTACAGAGGTAATATTGTTTCGCTACCGCGTAGTATAACTATCTCCAGCAAATATGGTGGTAAAACTAAACGTTGCGTCTATATCTCTACGATTTTAGGAGCAATGCGAATGGCAAAAGAGCGCCCTACACCCAACAATGAGGGTGATTATTGCTATTAAGATGTTCTTAGTTTATTCAAATAAGGTATTGCGTGCTGAACTTCCCAGCAAGCCCAAAACAACACTTGATTATTTTCACTCGCTATCCTGAACCAGGGAAGACGAAAACCCGATTGATACCTGTTTTAGGATCTGTTGGGGCTGCTAATCTTCAACGACAAATGACTGAATATACAATATTTCAGGTTAAAGAATTACAAAAATTCATTGACATATCTGTAGAAGTACGCTTTGCAGGTGGTGATTTGCAACTTATGCAAGACTGGCTGGGCTTAGATTTAGTTTACCAGTCTCAAGGTGAAGGGGATCTAGGTTCGCGGATGGCGCGATCGCTTTTCGAGGCTTTTCAATCTGGTGCAGAAAAAGCAATTATCATCGGTACAGATTGTCCTGGAGTAAATGCTCAAATTCTAGCGACAGCATTTGATCAGTTACACACCTTTGACCTGGTACTTGGCCCAGCAATAGACGGTGGATATTACTTAATTGGTTTGCGCCAACCCATCCCAGAGTTATTCGCTAACATCGAATGGGGAACTGCTCAAGTATTCCAGAAAACTGTGGAGATTGCTCAAAAGCTTAATTTATCACAAGTAAACTTGACACCTTTAGCCGACGTTGACCGACCGGAGGATCTACCAATTTGGGGACAAGCCTTTGTGGGAGAGGGATGAGGGAGGAAGAAGACACGGGGACGCGGGGAGACGGAGAGAAGTCGGAGCGCCTGCTTCCGGTGATCTCAGCTTCGGAGGACGCGGTGAGGAAGTCAAAGTTTTGGGTATTACTTCCTTGAAGTCGCCAGAGGCACTCAAAGTTCTGGCCGTGGTTTTCGTCGAGTATCCAGAGTGACTGATCTAAATCTACAGCCCCGCATGAGCTTCGTATCTTCAAATACTAGGAATTTCCTGAAGACACTGGGCATAACAAATGCTACTGTGGCCTAGTTGAAAACCAAGAGACCGAGAGGTTTCACCGTTATTGAATCTGGTTTGTGTTTCTATAGAACATTTACGGTCATGGGCACAATATTCAAGTAACTTGAAATATGAAAATCACTCGTATTCACCGCAAGTTTGAAAAACTATGGTTAACCGTTTTACTTCCGCTAGTACTGCCCTCACAGTTAAGGTAGTTGGAATAATCTGCATTTTGTCGTTTTTTGTTGACTTTTTGATTCTCTTGTTACCCTTTCAACCAACCGATCGCGCTTGGCAAATAAATTTGGCCACAGCCCTAGTGGATCGGGGAATTGTTCCTTTAGTAGGCTTGGGGCTTTTGTTTGCTGGACATTGGATTGATAGTGCTGATGCAGGAAGCGATCGCCCCCAAGGTGTTGATTTAAGATTTCCGGCTTTGATTCTCTCAAGTATCTTAGGGTTGATGTTCTTGCTAATTTTTCCCCTGCACCTCAATAATGTGAATCAAGCTAAAACTCAAACGATTAATCGAATCACCCAAGAAGCAGACCAAGCTGAAACCCAACTTAACAATCGGTTATCGCAATTGCAAGCACAACTGAATACTGAACAAGGAAAAGCTCAGCTAGAACAGCTGCGGAATCAAACCAAAGCTCAGTTTACTGAACTACTCAAAGATGAGCAAAGATACAAGCAAGCACTTGAAAGCTCCCAAATTCCTCCAGCGATCAAAGAGTTACTAAAGAAGGCTAAGACAGATCCTCAAGCACTTGACAAAGCGATCGAACAACAAACAGATATTCAGACGCTGAGAACTCAACAATTGAGCCAAATTCGCCAACGCAGGGATGAAACTGTAAATCAAGCTAAAGATACCGCATGGAAGTCTGGACTGCGGATTGGTATTAGCAGTTTGCTGTTGTCTATTGGTTACATTATCATCGGCT
It encodes the following:
- the hpsB gene encoding hormogonium polysaccharide secretion pseudopilin HpsB yields the protein MMIGKQANKQRLQAAEAGKTSVSYLRDGERGFTIIESLVAILVVSVLLISIAPVLSLSVATRVQSRRIELATQAARSYIDAVKTKKIVAPEAPASDTALTNFAAPTPSGSFNCAANSYCTTTATSATPTNLYCIDFDGDNSCRHSSVTDMVVQAFRPNNNTSAAGYALGIRVYRADAFKDSTVLVKSTSLPNNKQATFTGGVGQRKAPLVEITTDINDTVPKYSDLCTRIKGPNPTTNLNDVGCSN
- the hpsC gene encoding hormogonium polysaccharide secretion pseudopilin HpsC, with the protein product MINSLKFILSIQLKRSGINKTISGFTLIELLVGMIMAILVITPLMAFMINILDTDRKEQAKVTSEQEIQAALDYIARDLQQAVYIYDADGLTRVADTSTISSSGIKDQIPPLKSAPNCDDVNICKPILVFWKRELIADSVKINPTSSTSDPAQKDDGFAYSLVGYYLITNTNNANTTWSKEARIGRFQLKGPVNAPNTTISTGDTGFNPPSLNKSGATLKNKMNQWQTASGSYTQRVDTLIDYISTTAPGPTINTGTTASPAAATSCPGTNPSPNLVGSQNSGFFACVDANEVLAQVYIRGNALARVQNNNLAYTDNKKSYFPSATIRVQGRGFLFTK
- a CDS encoding pilus assembly FimT family protein gives rise to the protein MYSAALLRLNKILQKFVVETPKQADLENRLRYASRYVQKDAGFTLTEFLVVLLLFGILAAIAAPGWLAFVNRQRVNKANDAVLAALQDAQREAKNKKLSYSVSFKVEDNVPKFLIHQGAVTPTSDVVWKSLSENMASNAGQVLLYTNIATSNTKNATGIVGTAPGTGIITFDYMGALAHQSGGSEADIIPLKVMVAVPKTGTTEPSGLKRCVIVETLLGGMRTAKDSDCSN
- the hpsE gene encoding hormogonium polysaccharide biosynthesis glycosyltransferase HpsE encodes the protein MTDCLDFTVAIPTYNGESRLPELLERLKNQLQTENLSWEIIVVDNNSTDNTAKVVQAYQQNWQCPYPLKYCFEAKQGAAYARKKAVAEAKGKLIGFLDDDNYPISNWVAAAYSFAQKYPKAGAFASQIHPDWEVEPPENFQRIAPFLAITERGNLPLLYEPKNKLLPPSAGLVVRKQAWLESLPDKCILTGRVKGNMLTSEDLEMLSYIQKSGWEIWYNPEMEISHKIPSSRLQKEYLIPFFQGIGLSRYVTRMVNIQPWYKPIAFLAYMINDLRKITLHLLKYRTKLKQDLVAACEMQLFLSSLMSPFYLWKNGYLKNKLSEY
- the hpsE gene encoding hormogonium polysaccharide biosynthesis glycosyltransferase HpsE, whose amino-acid sequence is MMTELIVEKLDITLAIPTYNGATRLPKILDKLLTQTGVQSLKWEIIIVDNNSSDNTSEIVENYQKLFDGNCHLRYSFEKEQGAAFARLRAVREARGELIGFLDDDNLPALDWLGEAYAFGLEHPQAGVWSGQIHGDFEVKPPENFEKIQAFLAIREHGSNPHLFDADNLRLPPGAAIVVRKQAWCENVPQRPILSGKLPGILVQGEDYEPLLYIHYAGWEIWYNPTMHTYHQIPHWRFERDYLLNLARGCGLCIFQLRLINAKNWQKPIVFVKTVLGNLRRVLHYIIKYKGQLRSNLVALFEIEFYLASMISPFYYFKCNLGKFFKKKVAV
- a CDS encoding glycosyltransferase, with protein sequence MINSSQILPKISVIIPAYNSESTISHTINSVLNQTFTNLELIVINDGSQDSTLDIVTQIQDPRIKVFSYPNAGGNVSRNRGLHLAVGEFVSFLDADDLWTPDKLQSQLKALQENLTAKVAYSWTDYIDANGKFVLSGKRINLNGDVYETLLVTNFLENGSNPLICRKALMTLGGFDESLAAAQDWDMWLRLASKFDFICVPSVQILYRISANSVSSNLVRQEKACLQLLERAYQERPSAIKQTWNTSIANLYKYLTCKALQKPLNRQKGLTAAKFLWKYFLNDSSRFQNINFSSKLLLKIAIILIMPSLLHSITNQGELKSQETEILLNTWVSEKRPENKNEYPGAFTISS
- a CDS encoding pilus assembly FimT family protein — its product is MNTQVHLPSLANAKNVLNNSYNSGFTLPETLLVVLLIGILATLGIPNWMAFVATRRLNTAQNEVYHAMRQAQRQATKDKFTWQASFREQNGIVQWAVHPATVNPSNANWNNLDSNVQLDAETTLQISNGVRQIKFDYRGNIVSLPRSITISSKYGGKTKRCVYISTILGAMRMAKERPTPNNEGDYCY
- a CDS encoding TIGR04282 family arsenosugar biosynthesis glycosyltransferase produces the protein MLNFPASPKQHLIIFTRYPEPGKTKTRLIPVLGSVGAANLQRQMTEYTIFQVKELQKFIDISVEVRFAGGDLQLMQDWLGLDLVYQSQGEGDLGSRMARSLFEAFQSGAEKAIIIGTDCPGVNAQILATAFDQLHTFDLVLGPAIDGGYYLIGLRQPIPELFANIEWGTAQVFQKTVEIAQKLNLSQVNLTPLADVDRPEDLPIWGQAFVGEG
- the hpsJ-B gene encoding hormogonium polysaccharide biosynthesis protein HpsJ produces the protein MVNRFTSASTALTVKVVGIICILSFFVDFLILLLPFQPTDRAWQINLATALVDRGIVPLVGLGLLFAGHWIDSADAGSDRPQGVDLRFPALILSSILGLMFLLIFPLHLNNVNQAKTQTINRITQEADQAETQLNNRLSQLQAQLNTEQGKAQLEQLRNQTKAQFTELLKDEQRYKQALESSQIPPAIKELLKKAKTDPQALDKAIEQQTDIQTLRTQQLSQIRQRRDETVNQAKDTAWKSGLRIGISSLLLSIGYIIIGWTGLRSRGALQGGKPKATAR